The following is a genomic window from Amycolatopsis australiensis.
GGCGCGACCGTCGCGGGCGGCTACCAGGCCGCCGCCGCCCGGGTGCCCGACGAGCCCGCCCTGCACGACGAGCGCAACCTCCGCACGTTCCGCCAGGTCCAGGAGCGCAGCGACCGGCTGGCCAACGCGCTCAGCGAGTTCGGCGTCGGCGAGCGCGACCGGATGGCGCTGATGTGCCGCAACCACGCCGCGATGGTCGAGTCGTTCGTCGCCGCCAGCAAGCTCGGGGCCGACGTCGTGCTGCTGAACACCGGCCTGTCCGCGGCCTCGGTCAGGGACGTGCTGGCCGAGCACCAGCCCGCCGCCGTGCTGGCCGACGACGAGTTCGCGCAGACGATCGCGAACGTCCCCGGCGACTTCGCCCGGATCAGCACCTGGCCGGACGCCGACGCCGGCTACCCGACCGTCGACGAGCTGATCCACGCCGCGCCCGCCGATCCGCCCAAGCCGGTCGAGCGGCCGGGCCGCCTGGTGGTGCTCACCTCGGGCACCACCGGGACGCCGAAGGGCGCGCGCCGTCCCACGCCGAAGGGGCTGGGCTCGGCCGCGGCGATCCTCGACCGCATCCCGCTGCGCGCCGGCGACCGGATCCTCGTCGCCGCGCCGCTGTTCCACAGCTGGGGCCTCGCCGCCATGCAGATCGGCATGGCACTGCGCGCGTCACTGGCGCTGATCCGCAAGTTCGACGCCGAGGAGACGCTGCGGGCGATCGCCGAGCAGAAGTGCGACGCGCTGTTCGCCGTGCCGATCATGCTGCAGCGGATCATGGACCTGCCCGAGCGCGTCCGCTCGCGGTACGACCTGTCGTCGCTGCGGATCGTCGCCAGCAGCGGCTCGGCGATGTCCGGCGCGTTCGTCACGCAGTTCATGGACACCTTCGGCGACGTCCTCTACAACTTCTACGGCTCGACCGAAGTGTCCTGGGCGAGCATCGCCGACCCGGCCGACCTGCGCGCGGCGCCGACGACGGCGGGCCGCTGCCCGCTCGGCACGCGCGTGGCGATCCTGGACGAGGACCGCAAGCCGGTCCCGCCCGGCGGTGAGGGCCAGATCTTCGTCGCCAACGACATGCTGTTCGACGGCTACACGAACGGCACCGACCCGGCGCGCGCGGCGGACCTGATGGCCACCGGCGACGTCGGCTACCTCGACGCGGCGGGCCGCCTGTTCGTCACCGGCCGCGCCGACGAGATGATCGTCTCCGGCGGCGAGAACGTGTTCCCGCGGCCGGTGGAGGAAGCACTGGTCGCGCTGCCGGGTGTGCACGACGCGGCGGTGGTCGGCGTGGCGGACGCGGAGTGGGGCCAGCGGCTGGCGGCGTACGTCGTCCCGCGGCGTGGTGCGTCGCTGCACGCGGAGGACATCCGGGCCTACATCCACCAGCGGCTGGCGCGGTTCGCGGTGCCGCGGGACGTGTACTTCGTCCCGGACCTGCCGCGCAACGCGACGGGCAAGATCCTCAAGCGCCTGCTGCACGACGACACCTGGCCGGTCACCACCGAATACTGACGCTCAGGCGACCGGCTGCCGCAGCACCGTCCTCAGCTTCGCGGGCTCCACTCGCCGCGGGTCGCCGAGGTAGACCTCGTGGTGCAGCCCGGCGGGCTCGAGCCCGTGGTGCTCGAGGAACTCGCCGTGCAGGCGGGCCAGCAGCGGACCTTCGTCGTCGTACGAGCCGACGTGGAGTGCCTGCGCGCAGCGGCCTTCGCCGAGCGTCAAGAAGCGGACTGGCGCGTCGATCTTCTTCTTGCGCCGCACGGATTCCCGGGCTTCTTCCACGGCGTCCGCGCCGATCCAGCCGGGCAGCGAGATGAGCATGGTCCACTGCCAGGAGTCCTTGGCGCGCACGGTGAACGCGGCGTAGTCCTCGGCCCACCACAGGCCTTCCAGCGGGCCCACGACGAAGTCCTCGCCCCGGCCCTTCGCCGCCATCTTGATCGTGTACGCGAAGGCGTACAGCGCTTCGACGGCGCTTCTGTGGCTCACCGCGGTGTTCGGGTCGCCGCGGCCGTCGATCGCGAGGAACCGCTGTTCGGGCACGTCCACCAGGGCCCAGTCGGTGTTCTTCGGCGCGTACAGCTGCTTCAGGTCCTTCTTGACGTCGTACGGCATCAGATCTTCCTTCCGGCCAGCCACTGGGCTTCGGCTTCGAGCTGGGCGATCGAGTACTCGAAGATCGCTCGGACGACCGGCGGCGCGCCGGCCTGGGCCGCGGCGGCGCGCCGGACCTCGGCCAGCCGGTCCCGGACCGCTTCGGCTCGCCGGGCGAGCGCGGCGGGGAGCCGCTCCGGCGGGCAGTTCGCCAGGCCGACCAGGACAGGCTGGTGGACCGGGCGCAGCTCGGCGACCGCTGCCTCCGCCGCGGCCGCGCACGCCTTCCGGCCCGCTTCGGTGGCCGTGAACGTCTTCTTCGCCTTGGCGTGCGCGCGCTTCTCCGGCACTTCGGCGACCAGGCCGCGGTCCCGCAGCTTGCCCAAGACGTAGTAGATGGAGCTGAAACCGAGCGCGGTCCAGTCGCGCATG
Proteins encoded in this region:
- a CDS encoding AMP-binding protein, coding for MRDDVVEASAVVGHPPDVVWQIVGSPEWYSRFVPEISGCEIHEPAARGRGPRGVIRIVPERGPMLEAQVQAVVYRPGEHVVWCGVPDEGTWVSLELRPLAGGRTELFVRMMLPPSYLDLVSSIKKDVRGLARRLDLHLAGRPDPDADRDGNKATKLRTTSILLRAGVLSAGRPDKIARQLNSLAQWGATVAGGYQAAAARVPDEPALHDERNLRTFRQVQERSDRLANALSEFGVGERDRMALMCRNHAAMVESFVAASKLGADVVLLNTGLSAASVRDVLAEHQPAAVLADDEFAQTIANVPGDFARISTWPDADAGYPTVDELIHAAPADPPKPVERPGRLVVLTSGTTGTPKGARRPTPKGLGSAAAILDRIPLRAGDRILVAAPLFHSWGLAAMQIGMALRASLALIRKFDAEETLRAIAEQKCDALFAVPIMLQRIMDLPERVRSRYDLSSLRIVASSGSAMSGAFVTQFMDTFGDVLYNFYGSTEVSWASIADPADLRAAPTTAGRCPLGTRVAILDEDRKPVPPGGEGQIFVANDMLFDGYTNGTDPARAADLMATGDVGYLDAAGRLFVTGRADEMIVSGGENVFPRPVEEALVALPGVHDAAVVGVADAEWGQRLAAYVVPRRGASLHAEDIRAYIHQRLARFAVPRDVYFVPDLPRNATGKILKRLLHDDTWPVTTEY
- a CDS encoding GyrI-like domain-containing protein — its product is MPYDVKKDLKQLYAPKNTDWALVDVPEQRFLAIDGRGDPNTAVSHRSAVEALYAFAYTIKMAAKGRGEDFVVGPLEGLWWAEDYAAFTVRAKDSWQWTMLISLPGWIGADAVEEARESVRRKKKIDAPVRFLTLGEGRCAQALHVGSYDDEGPLLARLHGEFLEHHGLEPAGLHHEVYLGDPRRVEPAKLRTVLRQPVA
- a CDS encoding helix-turn-helix transcriptional regulator — translated: MLTDAELTVLGLVAERPRHGYELDEVVAERGMRDWTALGFSSIYYVLGKLRDRGLVAEVPEKRAHAKAKKTFTATEAGRKACAAAAEAAVAELRPVHQPVLVGLANCPPERLPAALARRAEAVRDRLAEVRRAAAAQAGAPPVVRAIFEYSIAQLEAEAQWLAGRKI